In Romboutsia lituseburensis, a genomic segment contains:
- a CDS encoding YitT family protein, whose protein sequence is MSKVNTALEDNILLRYAVIIAGMTIACIGINGFLRPAHLLSGGVPGASAAINYLTDINIGFLTFLINVPIFVLGFIYLEKDFCVTSLINMLLFSTLLGLTQDIGHFIPTKDILLQSIYGGILSGIGTGLVFRTKSSQGGTDIIAAILKFKKNIPMKDTTFGINIMIVSIGGILFGLDLALYTLIGMFISASAMNFVKDAMNYQKSVMVISKESDCIARDIMNILHRGVTFLDAEGAYTHDRKKLIYCIVSSNEIPKIKEIALKYDKKSFISVNDVSEVKGRGFKEKFL, encoded by the coding sequence ATGAGTAAAGTTAACACCGCCCTAGAAGACAATATTTTATTAAGGTATGCTGTTATAATTGCAGGTATGACAATAGCATGTATAGGGATTAACGGTTTTTTAAGACCAGCACATTTATTAAGTGGAGGTGTGCCTGGTGCATCAGCAGCAATAAATTATTTAACAGATATAAATATAGGTTTTTTAACATTTTTAATTAACGTACCTATATTTGTACTTGGATTTATCTATTTAGAAAAAGATTTTTGTGTGACTAGTTTAATTAATATGTTATTATTTTCTACATTATTAGGTCTAACGCAAGATATTGGCCATTTTATACCTACTAAAGACATACTGCTTCAAAGTATATATGGAGGGATTTTATCAGGAATAGGAACGGGGCTTGTTTTTAGAACTAAGTCATCTCAAGGTGGAACAGACATAATTGCAGCTATATTAAAGTTCAAAAAAAATATTCCCATGAAAGATACAACTTTTGGAATTAATATAATGATAGTATCGATAGGTGGAATATTATTTGGTTTAGATTTAGCACTATATACATTAATAGGAATGTTTATAAGTGCATCTGCAATGAACTTTGTAAAAGATGCAATGAACTATCAAAAATCTGTTATGGTTATATCTAAGGAAAGTGACTGCATAGCAAGAGATATAATGAATATACTTCATAGAGGAGTTACATTTTTAGATGCTGAAGGTGCTTATACTCATGATAGAAAAAAACTTATTTATTGTATAGTATCATCAAATGAGATACCTAAAATAAAAGAAATAGCATTGAAATACGATAAAAAGTCTTTTATTTCTGTAAATGATGTATCAGAAGTAAAGGGTAGAGGATTCAAAGAGAAATTTTTATAA
- a CDS encoding WG repeat-containing protein produces MIKKDLFLPVLRDGKYGFIDKNKNIVVKPKFKYVSERFRDGYCVVTYIKKIRNSIRWVFGYIDICANVQMFIHLDSASEFNDGLARIKVNDHYGYIDTNLIEAIPTKFDSAANFKEGLAGVKINKRWGFIDKLGELVIEPTYTYVNQFFEDRALVELKNKYGYINKIGDLIVTPQYDIATDYCEGMAAVRIDDKWGYIDKDGNLKIDFIFDRAKQFSEGLAAVCINDKWGYINQQGEIVIDPIFDYACNFKENLARFNIGSNSLTRGISNPKGGMWGFLNKNGKIEIIPVFDSISDFEDGYAQVIQGNNNNYIDKDGKLIL; encoded by the coding sequence ATGATAAAGAAAGACTTATTTCTTCCAGTACTTAGGGATGGAAAGTATGGATTTATAGATAAAAATAAAAATATAGTTGTAAAACCTAAATTTAAATATGTTTCAGAAAGGTTTAGGGATGGGTACTGTGTAGTTACCTATATAAAAAAAATAAGAAATTCTATTAGATGGGTTTTTGGTTATATAGATATTTGCGCAAATGTACAGATGTTTATTCATCTAGATAGTGCATCAGAATTTAATGATGGATTAGCCAGAATAAAAGTAAATGATCATTATGGGTATATAGATACTAATTTAATTGAGGCTATACCGACTAAATTTGATTCCGCAGCAAATTTTAAAGAGGGATTAGCAGGAGTTAAAATAAATAAAAGATGGGGATTTATTGATAAATTAGGGGAATTAGTTATAGAACCTACATACACATATGTAAATCAGTTTTTTGAAGATAGAGCACTAGTTGAGCTGAAGAATAAATATGGTTATATAAACAAAATAGGAGATTTAATTGTCACTCCACAATATGATATTGCAACAGACTATTGTGAGGGAATGGCTGCCGTTAGAATAGATGATAAGTGGGGATATATCGATAAGGATGGAAATTTAAAGATAGATTTTATATTTGATAGAGCTAAGCAGTTTTCAGAGGGCCTAGCTGCAGTTTGTATAAATGATAAATGGGGATATATAAATCAACAGGGGGAAATAGTTATTGATCCAATTTTCGATTATGCATGTAATTTTAAAGAAAATTTAGCTAGATTTAATATTGGATCAAACTCACTTACTAGAGGCATTAGCAATCCGAAAGGCGGTATGTGGGGGTTTCTAAATAAAAATGGAAAAATAGAAATAATACCAGTTTTTGATTCTATCTCAGACTTTGAAGATGGATATGCTCAAGTTATACAAGGAAATAATAATAACTATATTGATAAAGATGGAAAATTAATACTATAA
- a CDS encoding LrgB family protein, with product MYNILETQVFGIIITILFFNLGIFLQKKTKSPLMNPLLIAIIGIILFLNITKIPYENFKTGADSINFFLGPVTVVLAVPLYKQFDLFKKHLLEIVIGIGCGVFSSFLSIKLIGMLTNANISIINSLIPKSITTPMGISLTNTINGVEAVTVVAIIFTGILGAIIAPLVFKIGKINHPVAKGIALGTSAHALGTTKALEMGEVEGAMSGLSIGISGILTVVLIPIILNLV from the coding sequence ATGTATAATATTTTAGAAACACAAGTCTTTGGGATTATAATAACCATATTATTTTTTAATTTGGGTATATTTTTACAGAAAAAAACAAAGAGTCCTTTGATGAATCCTTTGTTAATAGCGATAATTGGAATAATATTATTTTTAAATATAACTAAAATACCGTATGAAAACTTTAAAACAGGAGCAGATAGTATTAATTTCTTTTTAGGACCAGTAACAGTAGTATTAGCAGTTCCACTTTATAAACAGTTCGATTTATTTAAAAAACACCTACTAGAAATAGTTATAGGAATTGGCTGTGGGGTATTTTCTTCATTTTTATCTATAAAACTTATAGGAATGCTAACTAATGCAAATATAAGTATAATAAATTCTTTGATACCAAAATCGATAACAACACCAATGGGAATTTCTCTAACAAATACTATAAATGGAGTAGAAGCGGTAACCGTTGTTGCTATAATTTTTACAGGAATACTAGGAGCTATAATTGCACCATTAGTATTTAAAATAGGTAAAATTAATCATCCAGTTGCTAAAGGTATAGCATTAGGAACCTCAGCTCATGCATTAGGAACGACTAAAGCACTAGAAATGGGTGAAGTTGAAGGCGCTATGAGTGGATTGTCGATAGGAATATCTGGAATATTAACAGTCGTATTAATACCTATTATACTGAATTTAGTATAA
- a CDS encoding CidA/LrgA family protein — translation MKIFNQLALILGVWAIGEYISSFIQNIVVIPGSIIGMVLLFILLQFKVIKLESINEISDFFLDNMAIFFIPAGVSLINSLNLIIDNIFVLIVSIVISTAIVMYITGTVVEKMIQKKIKEN, via the coding sequence ATGAAAATATTTAATCAACTAGCTTTAATATTAGGTGTATGGGCTATAGGGGAGTATATTAGTTCCTTCATACAAAATATAGTGGTCATACCAGGTAGCATAATAGGTATGGTATTACTGTTTATACTTTTGCAATTTAAGGTTATTAAATTGGAAAGTATAAATGAAATTAGTGATTTCTTTTTAGATAATATGGCTATATTTTTTATACCAGCGGGTGTATCGTTAATAAACTCTTTAAACCTAATAATTGATAATATATTTGTACTTATAGTTAGTATTGTAATAAGTACAGCTATCGTAATGTATATAACTGGAACAGTAGTAGAAAAAATGATTCAAAAAAAAATAAAGGAGAATTAA